A single region of the Fenollaria sporofastidiosus genome encodes:
- the purD gene encoding phosphoribosylamine--glycine ligase: MKILIIGSGGREYAIASKIKEQDSSVDITFAPGNGKTKSEFKNIDLAVMDFDNLANYAKENDIDFTIVGPEDPLCFGIVDKFEAEGLKIFGPKKEAAMFEKSKAFSKKFMEKYNIDTAKYLETDSVEEAKKYAYSLLHESKVNKVVLKYDGLAQGKGVIIASSEEGINEALNELLLDKKFGDDKIIVEEYIDGFETSVHVLISNGEYIMFPSAKDHKKVYEGETGENTGGMGSYSPNLMSLPYLKDIEEELVKPFIKGLKEEGIDYRGVLFAGLMINSDGIKVLEFNTRFGDPETEVILERLDSSLLDALIKTSEARLNEYKLEVNDKKIVNVVLASGGYPAKYDKGCEIKGLDTLSKDVKVNYAGVKADGDKLLTNGGRVLNILCKADTFEEAYKKVYDEIQKFHLIKCIIGGILVQWLRVYVCKKMNLMLNQTV, from the coding sequence ATGAAGATATTAATTATAGGTAGCGGTGGACGTGAGTATGCCATTGCTTCAAAAATTAAGGAACAAGATAGTTCGGTTGATATTACATTCGCGCCTGGCAATGGCAAGACAAAGAGTGAGTTCAAAAATATCGACTTAGCTGTTATGGACTTCGACAACTTAGCAAATTATGCTAAAGAGAATGATATCGACTTCACTATAGTAGGTCCAGAAGATCCATTATGCTTTGGTATAGTCGATAAGTTCGAAGCAGAAGGACTTAAGATATTTGGGCCAAAGAAGGAAGCTGCTATGTTTGAAAAGAGCAAAGCATTTTCAAAGAAGTTCATGGAAAAATATAATATAGACACAGCGAAGTATCTTGAGACTGATAGCGTCGAAGAAGCAAAGAAGTATGCGTACTCCTTACTTCATGAATCAAAAGTTAATAAAGTAGTACTAAAGTATGATGGACTTGCACAAGGCAAGGGAGTCATAATAGCATCAAGCGAAGAAGGTATAAACGAGGCACTTAATGAGTTATTACTAGATAAAAAGTTTGGCGATGACAAGATAATAGTCGAAGAATATATAGATGGTTTCGAAACATCTGTTCATGTGCTTATATCAAATGGCGAGTATATAATGTTTCCTAGCGCAAAGGATCATAAAAAAGTCTATGAAGGCGAAACAGGAGAAAATACTGGAGGCATGGGTTCATATTCACCGAACCTAATGTCACTACCATACTTAAAGGATATAGAAGAAGAACTTGTAAAACCATTTATCAAAGGTTTGAAAGAGGAAGGCATTGATTACAGAGGTGTTCTTTTTGCAGGCCTTATGATAAACTCAGATGGAATAAAAGTTTTAGAATTTAACACTAGATTTGGTGATCCAGAAACTGAGGTTATACTTGAAAGGCTAGACTCATCATTGTTGGATGCGTTAATCAAAACTAGTGAAGCAAGACTTAATGAATATAAATTAGAAGTTAATGATAAAAAGATTGTTAATGTTGTATTAGCATCAGGTGGCTACCCAGCAAAATATGATAAAGGGTGCGAAATAAAAGGCTTAGATACACTATCAAAAGACGTAAAAGTAAATTATGCGGGCGTTAAAGCTGATGGCGATAAGCTTCTTACTAATGGTGGCAGAGTGCTAAATATACTTTGCAAAGCTGATACATTTGAAGAAGCATATAAGAAAGTTTATGATGAAATTCAAAAATTTCATTTAATAAAATGCATTATAGGAGGGATATTGGTCCAGTGGTTAAGAGTTTATGTTTGTAAAAAGATGAATTTGATGCTGAATCAAACGGTTTAA
- the trpS gene encoding tryptophan--tRNA ligase: MDRKTAFSAIQPSGDLTIGNYLGALKNLAKLQDDYNCLYAVADLHSITVPKIPKELRKKTYEIFAMMLVSGVDPEKSVLFVQSHVPEHAMLGWILDTIAYIGQLNRMTQYKDKSKKSPENCNAGLLTYPVLMAGDILLYQTDLVPVGEDQTQHMELARDLAIRFNSKYSDTFKVPEAYIAKTGKRIMSLQDPSRKMSKSDEDQNSFIYIMDSKDRIYSKIRKAVTDSEPNFAYDPKREGLYNLINIYSSFTGISPEDIVKKYDSLGYKEFKEDLADIIYEDLKDFQYNFNEVIQDKEGLEKLMAEGRDKARYLANKTLRKVMKKVGFVQI, from the coding sequence ATGGATAGAAAAACAGCATTTAGCGCTATACAGCCCTCAGGTGACTTAACCATAGGCAATTACCTAGGAGCTTTAAAGAATTTAGCTAAACTTCAAGATGACTACAACTGTTTATATGCAGTTGCAGACTTACACAGCATAACCGTACCAAAGATTCCAAAGGAATTAAGGAAGAAGACTTATGAAATATTTGCCATGATGCTGGTAAGTGGTGTTGACCCAGAAAAAAGTGTATTATTTGTTCAATCGCACGTACCTGAACATGCAATGTTAGGTTGGATACTCGATACTATAGCATATATTGGTCAGCTTAATAGAATGACTCAGTATAAGGACAAGTCCAAGAAGTCTCCAGAAAACTGTAATGCTGGTTTATTAACATATCCAGTATTAATGGCCGGAGACATACTATTATATCAAACAGACTTAGTTCCTGTTGGTGAAGATCAAACTCAGCACATGGAGCTTGCAAGAGATTTAGCAATTAGATTCAACAGTAAGTACTCAGACACATTTAAGGTACCTGAAGCATACATTGCTAAGACAGGAAAGAGAATCATGTCTCTTCAAGATCCAAGTAGAAAGATGAGTAAGTCTGACGAAGATCAAAACAGTTTTATCTATATCATGGATAGCAAGGACAGAATTTATTCAAAGATTAGAAAGGCCGTTACAGATAGTGAGCCAAACTTTGCTTACGATCCAAAGAGAGAGGGTCTATATAACCTTATAAATATATATAGCTCATTCACTGGTATTAGCCCAGAAGATATAGTTAAGAAGTATGACTCGCTTGGATATAAAGAGTTTAAAGAGGATTTAGCAGATATTATATACGAAGATTTAAAAGACTTTCAATATAATTTTAATGAAGTTATTCAAGATAAAGAAGGCCTTGAAAAGCTTATGGCTGAAGGTAGAGATAAAGCGAGATACCTTGCTAATAAAACTTTAAGAAAAGTAATGAAAAAAGTTGGCTTTGTACAAATATAA
- the ypfJ gene encoding KPN_02809 family neutral zinc metallopeptidase, with the protein MKWRGREKSTNVNDRRGQSGGAMPNFGGFKMGTGGVILLLVLYLVFGDGIFGGPSGNGIQSGQVTPITSEREEEYKEFISVVLKDTEDVWHEVFKENGLKYEEPELTLFNGGIKSGCGFASEQVGPFYCSVDKNIYIDLSFFDQLKNEFGAKGDFAMAYVLAHEVGHHVQKLLGTLDQVHALQGKVSEKEYNKYSVRLELQADYYAGVFANRIKDKGILDVGDIEEAINAASKIGDDTLQEKYQGRVVPDSFTHGTSEQRVEWFKKGYESGNIQDGNTFKSDI; encoded by the coding sequence ATGAAGTGGAGAGGTAGAGAGAAATCTACCAATGTTAACGACAGAAGAGGTCAGTCAGGAGGAGCAATGCCAAACTTTGGCGGCTTCAAGATGGGTACAGGTGGAGTTATACTTTTACTAGTTTTATACTTAGTCTTTGGTGACGGTATCTTTGGTGGTCCAAGTGGCAACGGCATACAAAGTGGACAAGTTACACCTATCACAAGCGAAAGAGAAGAAGAGTACAAAGAATTCATTTCAGTTGTCTTAAAGGACACTGAAGATGTGTGGCATGAAGTATTTAAGGAGAACGGACTAAAATATGAAGAACCTGAGCTTACTCTTTTCAATGGAGGCATCAAGTCGGGTTGCGGATTTGCATCTGAACAGGTTGGACCTTTTTATTGCTCGGTTGATAAGAACATCTACATAGACCTTTCCTTCTTTGATCAACTTAAGAATGAGTTTGGAGCAAAGGGTGATTTTGCTATGGCATATGTACTTGCACATGAAGTAGGTCATCACGTACAAAAGTTATTAGGCACCTTAGACCAAGTTCACGCACTGCAAGGCAAAGTATCAGAAAAAGAATACAATAAATACTCTGTAAGACTTGAATTACAAGCAGACTACTATGCAGGAGTCTTTGCTAATCGCATTAAAGACAAGGGCATACTTGATGTAGGAGATATTGAAGAAGCAATTAATGCTGCGTCAAAGATAGGTGACGATACACTTCAAGAAAAGTATCAAGGCAGAGTAGTTCCTGATAGCTTCACACACGGAACAAGCGAACAAAGAGTGGAGTGGTTCAAGAAAGGCTATGAAAGTGGGAACATTCAAGATGGTAATACATTTAAAAGCGATATTTAA
- a CDS encoding amidohydrolase: protein MILIKNTKYIDVEESIVKGPCDVLIDGNRVKKIADNIDDSGAYIIDGTDKLLMPGLFNTHNHIAMSVFRNYADDMELMDWLQNKIWPLESKLTAEDIYWASLLTFIELVKTGTTAFNDMYMFCERVFDAANEIGMRGLIARGMTNDAVKKEREANIRDMYEKYHQKDGLLRLAIAPHAIYTTGPEYLKSCIDLAKELDLIIHTHANETITEVNNSYKEYKKSPIKLFKELGMFDQKTILAHCVHLSEEDMDIIAKNNALVSLNVSSNMKLASGIPDIKNMSMRGIKLAIGTDGASSNNMQNMFTEMRAVSLAAKARSLDPKVMSADEVLKLATINPYKYIFDEDINISEGSLADLILIDLDNTNLKPQNNLISAMVYSMNGSEVDTTIINGKVIMENKKMKNIDEDLVASKVEDIIKNL from the coding sequence ATGATACTAATTAAAAATACTAAGTATATTGATGTAGAAGAATCGATAGTAAAAGGTCCTTGTGATGTTTTAATTGATGGCAATAGAGTTAAAAAGATTGCTGATAACATAGATGACTCTGGCGCATATATAATAGACGGGACTGATAAATTATTAATGCCGGGACTATTTAACACGCATAACCATATAGCAATGAGCGTTTTCAGAAATTACGCAGACGATATGGAGCTTATGGATTGGCTACAAAATAAAATATGGCCGCTCGAGTCAAAGCTTACAGCCGAAGATATTTACTGGGCGAGCCTTTTAACCTTTATAGAACTTGTAAAGACAGGTACCACTGCCTTTAACGACATGTATATGTTCTGTGAAAGAGTCTTTGATGCTGCAAATGAGATTGGCATGAGAGGACTTATCGCAAGAGGTATGACAAATGATGCTGTTAAAAAAGAAAGAGAAGCAAATATACGTGACATGTATGAAAAGTATCATCAAAAAGATGGCTTATTAAGACTTGCAATAGCTCCTCATGCTATATACACAACAGGGCCAGAATATCTAAAGAGCTGTATAGATCTTGCAAAAGAATTAGACTTAATCATTCACACACATGCTAATGAAACTATTACTGAAGTTAATAATTCATATAAAGAATACAAGAAGAGTCCTATAAAGTTATTTAAGGAGCTTGGTATGTTTGATCAAAAGACAATACTAGCTCACTGCGTTCATTTATCTGAAGAAGATATGGACATCATAGCAAAAAACAATGCACTTGTTAGCTTAAATGTGTCTTCAAATATGAAACTAGCAAGCGGTATACCAGATATTAAAAATATGTCTATGCGCGGAATAAAACTTGCAATAGGTACTGATGGCGCAAGCTCAAATAACATGCAAAATATGTTTACTGAGATGAGAGCAGTATCACTAGCAGCTAAAGCTCGCTCACTTGACCCAAAAGTTATGAGCGCTGATGAAGTACTTAAGCTAGCAACTATTAATCCATACAAATATATTTTTGATGAGGATATAAACATTAGTGAAGGATCACTTGCAGATTTAATACTAATTGATCTTGATAATACAAATTTAAAGCCACAAAATAATTTAATTAGTGCAATGGTTTACTCAATGAATGGAAGTGAAGTTGATACGACTATCATCAACGGTAAGGTTATCATGGAAAACAAAAAGATGAAGAACATAGATGAGGATTTAGTAGCAAGTAAGGTTGAAGATATAATTAAGAATCTATAG
- a CDS encoding metallophosphoesterase, with the protein MIYAIGDLHLDSTDLKPMSIFGGNWQNHDQKIKASWLENVKEDDLVLLPGDTSWAMRFTEAIDDLKFIDELPGKKLISKGNHDYWWTSISKMNGFGFKSIYFLQNDAYTYKDFTICATRGWMQEDNYKYDEENDKKITDRELIRLSLSLEKADKTKKIIVMLHYPPFNMDLKPNQFHDLMKEHNVYKCIYGHLHAGGHRYRREGLIEGIDYSLVSSDYLNFKLKLIERC; encoded by the coding sequence ATGATTTATGCTATAGGCGATTTACATTTAGATTCAACAGATTTAAAACCTATGAGTATCTTCGGTGGCAACTGGCAAAACCATGATCAAAAGATTAAGGCAAGCTGGCTTGAGAATGTCAAAGAAGACGACTTAGTTTTGCTGCCAGGTGATACTTCATGGGCTATGCGATTTACTGAGGCTATAGATGATTTAAAATTTATAGATGAATTGCCTGGCAAGAAGCTTATCAGTAAGGGTAATCATGATTATTGGTGGACAAGCATATCTAAGATGAATGGTTTTGGATTTAAATCCATATACTTTTTACAAAACGATGCGTATACTTATAAAGACTTTACAATCTGCGCAACAAGAGGCTGGATGCAAGAGGATAACTATAAGTATGACGAAGAGAACGATAAGAAGATAACAGATAGAGAGCTTATTAGGTTATCATTGTCACTTGAAAAGGCGGACAAGACAAAGAAGATTATAGTGATGCTTCACTACCCGCCATTTAACATGGACTTAAAGCCAAATCAGTTTCACGATTTGATGAAAGAACACAATGTATATAAATGTATATATGGCCACTTGCATGCGGGGGGCCATAGGTACAGACGAGAAGGCTTGATAGAGGGCATAGACTACTCATTGGTATCAAGTGACTACTTAAATTTTAAACTTAAATTAATAGAGAGGTGTTAG
- a CDS encoding ATP-binding protein: MYEKFKGYSIRKADEEIRKLDLELKELETKLNYNDALLQRTYELSLRRDELENRMKELYRRKSALSCASEILSSLISEINTSYMPKIIKEANKYLDLFSSDKYEFFMLDESFKIMLKDKNTNMVYEEENLSRQVLSMSYLSLRLALVDALGIKSALIFDENLVFFDESRMKNALKVFVSLAKEKQVLLFTSSKDEKSVLSELNLCYNYIQL, encoded by the coding sequence TTGTATGAAAAGTTTAAAGGCTACTCTATAAGAAAGGCTGATGAAGAGATAAGAAAATTAGACTTAGAGCTAAAGGAATTAGAAACAAAGCTTAACTACAATGACGCTCTTTTACAAAGAACATACGAGCTTAGCCTAAGACGTGATGAGCTAGAGAATAGGATGAAGGAGCTCTATAGAAGAAAGAGCGCACTAAGTTGTGCAAGCGAAATACTTTCTAGTTTAATATCCGAGATTAATACAAGCTACATGCCAAAGATAATAAAAGAAGCGAATAAATACTTAGATCTGTTTTCATCAGATAAGTATGAATTCTTTATGTTAGATGAGAGCTTCAAGATAATGCTTAAAGACAAAAATACGAATATGGTTTATGAGGAAGAAAACCTTAGTAGACAAGTCTTATCCATGTCATACCTAAGCCTAAGACTTGCCTTAGTCGACGCTCTAGGTATAAAGTCAGCGCTTATCTTTGATGAAAACCTTGTCTTCTTTGATGAGTCAAGAATGAAGAACGCGTTAAAGGTATTTGTCTCTTTAGCAAAAGAAAAGCAAGTATTATTATTTACAAGCAGTAAAGACGAAAAAAGTGTTCTCTCAGAGCTTAATCTGTGTTATAATTATATACAGTTATAG
- a CDS encoding AAA family ATPase yields the protein MKIKSLDIINFGKFNNYHIDFDESFNLIYGLNESGKSTIHAFISFMLFGVNKANTKRKLKIKDYLRYKPINKNEYSGKMTFIKSGITYEIYRDFINDTYFVSKNGLDITEDIKRESAKSNKSIGEILLGFSRNVFTESTYISQSKDLYFDDFDDIRELLLKLKTNDEAEYNLSEAKSNIDNEIAMIGTENAKTKELYRLKNEIASLDRDLANLYASQENTIDMLDKKNYLNKKKMQRKI from the coding sequence ATGAAGATTAAGAGCCTTGATATAATTAATTTTGGCAAATTTAATAATTACCACATAGACTTTGACGAATCATTTAACCTTATCTATGGGCTAAATGAGAGTGGAAAGTCTACTATACACGCCTTTATCTCCTTTATGCTCTTTGGTGTCAATAAGGCAAATACAAAGAGAAAGCTTAAGATTAAAGACTACCTAAGATATAAACCCATAAACAAAAATGAGTATAGTGGCAAAATGACATTTATAAAAAGCGGCATAACTTATGAGATATATAGAGACTTTATTAATGACACATACTTTGTAAGTAAGAACGGTCTTGATATCACTGAAGATATTAAAAGAGAAAGTGCAAAGTCTAACAAGTCTATAGGTGAGATCTTATTAGGTTTTTCAAGGAATGTTTTTACAGAGAGCACATATATCAGTCAGTCGAAAGATCTATACTTTGATGACTTTGACGATATAAGGGAGCTCTTGCTTAAGCTAAAGACTAATGATGAAGCTGAGTACAACTTAAGTGAGGCAAAAAGCAATATTGATAATGAAATTGCAATGATTGGTACAGAGAATGCAAAGACTAAAGAGCTTTATAGACTGAAAAATGAGATTGCAAGCCTAGATAGAGATTTAGCAAACTTATATGCGTCACAAGAAAATACTATAGACATGCTGGATAAAAAGAACTATCTTAACAAGAAAAAGATGCAGCGCAAGATATGA
- a CDS encoding metallophosphoesterase family protein — protein sequence MYINKFIHTADLHLGFKYKNKTLGARSDERKNELFITFERLINYANDNKIDLIIISGDFFERDALTYTETKHLMKIIDSYYGKIVLSCGNHDYYTDDYLFSNFTENLYVFKTDTLERVDIGENVCVYGASWLSDQESAFAIKRVELDHNKYNIAALHGDINDGKYKVDISPLVYSGFNYIALGHIHKKGKVLDGAYYSGSLEPLDFKELGEHGFYEVDIIQGSVNFVSFAQREFIIKDIFINKEDDFEDILGKFEAITDKDKNFYRINLKGTIQSDLNINRILSLIKGKFYYLEVINDLSEISNISDEIYQKIVKKAEAYPEDIRKEAIKIALKAMQSTENYYED from the coding sequence ATGTATATTAATAAATTTATTCACACAGCAGATTTGCATTTGGGTTTTAAATACAAAAATAAGACGCTAGGAGCAAGATCTGATGAGAGAAAAAACGAGCTTTTCATAACATTTGAAAGGCTTATTAATTATGCCAATGACAATAAAATCGATTTAATTATTATTAGTGGCGACTTCTTTGAAAGAGATGCACTTACATATACAGAGACTAAGCATCTAATGAAGATCATTGACAGCTACTACGGGAAAATTGTTTTATCCTGCGGTAACCACGATTACTACACTGATGATTACTTATTTAGTAATTTTACTGAGAACCTTTACGTATTCAAAACGGATACGCTTGAGCGCGTGGATATAGGTGAGAATGTTTGCGTATATGGAGCTTCTTGGTTAAGTGATCAAGAGAGTGCTTTTGCGATTAAAAGAGTAGAGCTAGATCATAATAAGTATAACATAGCAGCCCTTCATGGAGATATAAATGATGGCAAGTATAAAGTTGATATAAGTCCACTTGTGTACTCTGGCTTCAACTACATAGCCTTAGGACACATACACAAGAAGGGTAAAGTTTTGGATGGGGCATACTACAGTGGATCACTAGAGCCTCTTGACTTTAAAGAGCTTGGAGAGCATGGTTTTTATGAAGTTGATATAATCCAAGGAAGTGTAAACTTTGTTTCATTTGCACAAAGAGAATTTATTATAAAAGATATATTTATCAATAAAGAAGATGACTTTGAAGATATATTAGGGAAGTTTGAAGCAATCACAGATAAAGATAAAAATTTTTACAGAATCAATCTTAAGGGCACCATACAATCAGATTTAAATATAAACAGGATATTAAGTCTTATTAAAGGTAAATTCTACTATCTTGAAGTAATTAATGACTTAAGCGAGATAAGCAATATATCAGATGAGATATATCAAAAGATAGTAAAGAAGGCAGAGGCTTATCCGGAAGATATTAGAAAAGAAGCAATCAAGATAGCACTTAAAGCAATGCAAAGCACGGAGAATTACTATGAAGATTAA